Genomic window (candidate division WOR-3 bacterium):
ATGCATTTCACACCTCCGGCTCCGGGCAAATGGATACGCTCCAATTTCAATAGACTGCCGGTTGTAGTGCAGGGTATAATTTTAGGCGTGGTTCTTCTTATGGTCAGCGCTTTCGGCCCCGAAGGGGTCGCTCCGTTCATATACTTCAGGTTTTAGGGGGAACGCATGGACTTCATGGAAAAATTTAAAAGCGAAAAAAATTACGATATTTCAACGGTAACAAAAATACTTTTTGTCTGCCTGATTTTCATTATTCTTTTTGACTCGACAGGTCTTTATAACTGGGCAAAAAAACTCAGCGTAGGACCGGCGAGGACTTTTTTCGTCACACTGACTGAACCTCTCGCTTTCGGGACTTCGGCAATCGGGCTCGATCTGCCCAGAAGGACGCTCAAAAACTCTTTTCTCTTTTCCATGGGCAAACAGAGGGAAGCCGGTTTCATCGCCGCTGAAAACCCGGACTTTACTGATATTCAATACAACTCGGGTAACAATGTTCCTCAGGATAATACCCTCGTCGTCGTCTATTCCTCTTCTTCCCCCATTTCGATACTTCTGATTGGCGATTCCATGATGGGTGACGGACTCGGAACGATGCTCATAAGAGCCATAGACGAAAGCGGCGACATGACGCAAAAGAGATATTTCAAGGTTTCCTCGGGAATGACAAGACCGGATTTTTACAACTGGCCCGCTCAGATAAGGCAGATTTTTTCGACAGAGAACTACGACGTCGTAATAGTAATGATGGGCACCAACGACGCGCAAAATTTCGAAATGGACGGAAAGATTTACACGTACGGAACAGACGAATGGTTCGAAGTTTACAGACAGAGAGTGACCTCTTTCATCGCTCTTTTGACTTTGCACTGCTCAAAAGTTTACTGGATAGGCATGCCGCCTATGCGGAGCTCCGGATACAACTCCAGGATGCAGTCTCTCAACGTCGTTTTTCAGGAAGTCTGCGCCGCCAATCCCGGGGCTCATTATTTTTCGACCGTACCCATCCTCGGCGATGCCTCCGGGAACTATACGACTTATGTCACAGCCAACAACAGACAGGTTCAGGCCAGAGACGAAAAAGACGGCATTCACATGACGAGAGCCGGCGGTCAGCTGGTCGCCGACAGAATTATAGAGAAAATCAGGAGTGATTTCACTTTTGAAGATTAGCCTGATCTTCATTCTCGTATTTTTAAGAGCTTCGATTTCAGACATATCGGACGATTCAGGCAACGTGTTCGTCAATCAAAACCAGAAAAATCTTTTCTGGCAGAGGATAATCCGCTTCAGAAGCGAGAACGACTCTGTTTCTCAGGGTGGAATAGTTTTTTTAGGAAACTCCATTATCGAGGCTTACCAGGTAAACAGATATTTTCCCGGTGTGGCGGTCTACAACAGGGGAATTACCGGCGACAGAATAGGTATCGGCCGTGAAGGCGGAATTTTAAAGCGCTTGAGGGAATCCTGTTTCAAATTGAAACCTTCCAAAATTTTCATGATGATAGGAATAAACGACATAGGCGACAGGTACAAATCAGTTGCCGAAATAGCTGACGGGTACAGACTTTTAGTAAAAACGATTTACGACTCTCTTCCCGATGTCACGTTGTTCGTGCACAGTATCCTCCCTACAGGAGGTGTTTACTCGCGTCTTAATCCGGCAATAGACTCGTTAAACGGTCTTTTGAAAGAAATAGTCGACAGCCTCGACTCTGAAAAATCCGTGTATTACATAGACCTTCACGGAATTTTTGCAGATTCCACCGGAAAAATTAAAAGAGAATTGACTGTCGAGGGACTGCATCTAAAGGAATGCGCTTACGAACTGTGGACTAGCGTAATATGGGATCTTGTCTATTCAGGCCAATGTATATCCATAAACATAACCTTGGACGAGTCTGATCCTTTGTCCGCAGACTCATTTCAATCTTCTGATTGAAAATCGGTTCCCAAAATTTTTACGTTTTCCAACCAGTGTAAAATGACATTCTCAGTGAAATAATAAAACCGGCATATCCAGGCTGGGAAAAAGCTTTATAATATTTTTAATTTCTGTTTCATCAGGTTCGCATAAAATCAAAAGATCGCCTTTGGTCTTATTAATTATCCCCGCTAAATCATCATCGGTTTCGATTTCGGCAACACTCAGATTGATAAACAACCCTTTTGATTTAAAAATTTCTTCAATTTCGTAAGCTTCAAACCACCTTTTTCCTACTTGCTCCTCCTGAATGGCCTCTCTTTTTCTGCCGTTTTGCTGAATTATATTGTCTATAATTCTTTTTTCAATCACCGAAAAAACGTAAGTTTCCGCACAATTTAATTTTGCAAATTCGACGAGAGAATTTATTGTTTTCTGCGAAAGTATTTTTTCAAAGATTATGGCAATCAATTTCAAATACATCAGGGAGACGCTCCAATTTGCAGAATCAGCAAAAACAAAATCAGTATAAGTGAAAACAAAACAACAGGTAAACCATACTTAAGCCAGGTACTGAAATTGATAATCTTGCCTTCGAATTTTTCATAAACTGATAAAGCGACCATGTTCGCGCTGGAGCCAATCATTGTAAGGTTACCGCCCAAACAGCCTCCAAACAGCAGTCCCCACCACAGTATTCCGGTATGTGAAAGACCGATTATTTTCAAACCTTTAACGACAGGAACAAGAGCCGCGATTATGGGAAGATTGTCAACAAAACCCGAAGCCAGCGCGGTAGATATAGTAATTATGACAAGCGCTGTCGCAGTGACGGCATTCTGCGGATTTAGAATGTTACCTATTTGAATGTTTTGGGAAACAGCGGCGATTTGATAGGCAAGTTTTGTCGTAACGCCCGTGTATTCGAGGCAGGCGGCTTTAGCAAAAAGAAACATAAAAAACAGTATTGTCCACCAATCTACGCCTTCGGTTATTAACATTTTCCCGCGTTTTCCTTCAATAAAGACAATGACTCCGGCAAAAGCCAGAGGCACAGCTACAAGCGTTGTATTTGGAAGAAGGTTCAATATTGTATCAATTCTTTTGGAAAAACCTATTAGCAATATCAAAAGTATAAAAAGCAGTCCTCCTATTTTCATTTTCTTTTTATTTTCGACACTGTCCCACGGGTTTATGCTTTTATCCCCATTCTGATTCGTATCCGCTGAAGACGATTTTGCGCGAGCCGGTATGGATTTCCTGAACAATAAAAGCAGAAACAGGGATATGACAACTGTAGCAATAATTGACAATGGAGTCGCCCATCTTAAGAAATCTTCAAATGACAGCCCTCCTGAAAAAGCTATGTATATTCCTATTGGATTTCCAACTAAAGTCAGTGCCGAGCCTATATTTGTTGCGAAAATGAGACTTATTACAAATGGAAAAGGCGGCAAATTCATTTTGCTCGTCAATGACAAGGCTATTGTGACTACAACCAGTATGCCGGTGACTTCACCGGTTAAACCTCCCAAAATTACAGACAAAAGCATAAGAATTAAAAATATTTTTCTCGGATAAAACCCAACTTTTTTTATTATAAAAGAAACAAAAAACTTAAAAATCCCTAAATGGTCGAGCCACGCCACTACTATCATCATTGATATTATAAAAAGGATTGTCGGAATACTCATAAACTCCACTGTCGTAGCCAAATCCATTGTGCCGCTCAGCAGAAGAAAGCTCAATCCGAAAGCGGCAATCGCAACCCTGTAATGCCAAAAAAGAAGCGTTCCAATGACCGTGGAAAAAAATATCCCCGACGCCCATATCTGTTTTGTGACCCAAACGGACTCATTGAACTTAAAGTCTCCGCTTGCAAAAGCTCTGTCACTTATAGGAATTTTAATTATCGGCATTAACAGGCCGAATAATACAAAAATAGCTATAATTGTCCCTATAAAATAGATAAGTTTCAGGTTTTTTTTTAAAAAATGTTCTTTTGGACGGCTGATAATTGTTGAAATGACGGAAGCCGGATCTTTCGCTTTCATAAGATTGTTAATTGTCTCTTCACGGTGCAGGACACTGGCGATTCCCGAGAGATTTTCCAGGTATTCCTCGGGTTTATCCTCAGGTGATATGATCAGTACGACAAGTTTTACGAGTTTCTCGTCTATGCCGTTAAATGAAATACCTTTTTTTAACCTTGCTATGACTATGTAACTTCTTTTGAGACCGGACAATCTGGCGTGCGGCAATGCAATTCCTTTTCCGATTGCCGTGGAACCTTTTTTCTCACGGTCAGTCAACTCGTCGAAGAATTTTTCTTTATCTTTGATTATATTTTTTGAGAATATAAATTTTGCAAAATAACGGAATAATTCCTCTCGCGATTCTACTTCCAAATCGAGTATTACAAAATTCTTATTCAGAATGTCTTTGAATTTCACTTCGATATATTATACTAAAAATTTTTAAAAGCAAGATATTCGGAAAATCAAATTAAAATATATAAGACAATTACACCTTACAGGCGCTGGAAAACCCGGACCATAAAACATGGACTCAGTGCTTAATAGTCCCGCCGGATTAATGACCTTCGTGGTTGATGTCTCTTTTCTGTATTTTCTTTTACTTAGTTTATTCAAAGAAATAAAACAATT
Coding sequences:
- a CDS encoding DUF459 domain-containing protein, yielding MDFMEKFKSEKNYDISTVTKILFVCLIFIILFDSTGLYNWAKKLSVGPARTFFVTLTEPLAFGTSAIGLDLPRRTLKNSFLFSMGKQREAGFIAAENPDFTDIQYNSGNNVPQDNTLVVVYSSSSPISILLIGDSMMGDGLGTMLIRAIDESGDMTQKRYFKVSSGMTRPDFYNWPAQIRQIFSTENYDVVIVMMGTNDAQNFEMDGKIYTYGTDEWFEVYRQRVTSFIALLTLHCSKVYWIGMPPMRSSGYNSRMQSLNVVFQEVCAANPGAHYFSTVPILGDASGNYTTYVTANNRQVQARDEKDGIHMTRAGGQLVADRIIEKIRSDFTFED
- a CDS encoding PTS sugar transporter subunit IIA, which codes for MKFKDILNKNFVILDLEVESREELFRYFAKFIFSKNIIKDKEKFFDELTDREKKGSTAIGKGIALPHARLSGLKRSYIVIARLKKGISFNGIDEKLVKLVVLIISPEDKPEEYLENLSGIASVLHREETINNLMKAKDPASVISTIISRPKEHFLKKNLKLIYFIGTIIAIFVLFGLLMPIIKIPISDRAFASGDFKFNESVWVTKQIWASGIFFSTVIGTLLFWHYRVAIAAFGLSFLLLSGTMDLATTVEFMSIPTILFIISMMIVVAWLDHLGIFKFFVSFIIKKVGFYPRKIFLILMLLSVILGGLTGEVTGILVVVTIALSLTSKMNLPPFPFVISLIFATNIGSALTLVGNPIGIYIAFSGGLSFEDFLRWATPLSIIATVVISLFLLLLFRKSIPARAKSSSADTNQNGDKSINPWDSVENKKKMKIGGLLFILLILLIGFSKRIDTILNLLPNTTLVAVPLAFAGVIVFIEGKRGKMLITEGVDWWTILFFMFLFAKAACLEYTGVTTKLAYQIAAVSQNIQIGNILNPQNAVTATALVIITISTALASGFVDNLPIIAALVPVVKGLKIIGLSHTGILWWGLLFGGCLGGNLTMIGSSANMVALSVYEKFEGKIINFSTWLKYGLPVVLFSLILILFLLILQIGASP